In Clostridium sp. JN-1, one genomic interval encodes:
- the spoIIAA gene encoding anti-sigma F factor antagonist, which produces MYLKFEKSDDKLIVHMIGELDHHSAEEVRNKIDDRLNQDKITKLILDFKNVSFMDSSGIGVVIGRYKKLSMKKGSICISRATDSIKRVFELSGIFKIIKIYDTIEEAVQSI; this is translated from the coding sequence ATGTATTTAAAATTTGAAAAATCAGATGATAAGCTTATTGTACATATGATTGGAGAATTAGATCATCACAGTGCTGAAGAAGTCAGAAATAAGATAGACGATAGGTTAAATCAAGATAAAATTACTAAATTGATATTGGATTTTAAAAATGTAAGCTTTATGGATAGTTCAGGTATAGGTGTTGTAATAGGAAGATATAAGAAGTTAAGTATGAAAAAAGGAAGTATATGTATAAGCAGAGCAACTGATTCTATAAAAAGAGTATTTGAACTATCAGGTATATTTAAAATAATTAAAATTTATGACACTATAGAAGAAGCAGTTCAGAGTATTTAA
- the spoVAC gene encoding stage V sporulation protein AC — MDVNEQEIRDEFQNLYSNIQPKPNLVKNCICAFVVGGLICDVGQFFSNYFVGIGLSNDEAGTYVSIVMIFIAALLTGIGIYDKIAAFAGAGTVVPITGFANSIVSPAMEFKKEGYVFGVAAKMFTIAGPVLVYGIGSSVVVGIVYFIINKLF, encoded by the coding sequence ATGGATGTAAATGAACAGGAAATTAGGGATGAATTTCAAAATTTATATTCAAACATACAGCCTAAACCGAACTTGGTAAAAAATTGTATATGCGCATTTGTGGTTGGTGGATTAATATGTGATGTTGGACAATTTTTCAGTAATTATTTTGTAGGTATTGGATTATCTAACGATGAAGCTGGAACATATGTATCCATAGTTATGATATTTATAGCTGCACTTTTAACTGGAATAGGTATATATGATAAAATAGCTGCTTTTGCAGGAGCTGGTACAGTTGTACCTATAACTGGTTTTGCAAATTCTATAGTTTCTCCGGCAATGGAATTTAAAAAAGAGGGATATGTATTTGGGGTAGCAGCAAAAATGTTTACCATAGCAGGTCCAGTACTTGTTTATGGAATAGGTTCGTCGGTAGTCGTAGGAATTGTTTACTTTATAATAAATAAACTTTTTTGA
- a CDS encoding WecB/TagA/CpsF family glycosyltransferase gives MFSKILKFNVFNGTKQELIEYIDKFDKVNIISGNPEVLYNGLRDDIMLQNFTSESSIIIPDGIGTVLAAKLIRQPVKEKIAGIDVMEEIIKLCIRNNESIYLIGAKEEVLKSCICNLKIKYPDINISGSHNGYFDLNNCENIIEDIISKKPYALFAAMGSPRQDIFIIKNMNKLPCKVFMGVGGSFDVFSGKSKRAPKWMINMGLEWLYRVYKEPSRIKRLSSIPKFLFKAITYR, from the coding sequence ATGTTTAGTAAGATATTAAAGTTTAATGTATTTAATGGAACAAAACAAGAACTTATAGAGTATATAGATAAATTTGATAAAGTCAATATAATATCTGGAAATCCTGAAGTATTATATAATGGACTAAGGGACGATATCATGCTCCAAAACTTTACATCTGAAAGTTCTATAATAATACCTGATGGAATTGGAACTGTACTAGCTGCAAAGCTTATACGTCAGCCTGTAAAAGAAAAAATAGCTGGTATAGACGTTATGGAAGAAATAATAAAACTGTGTATAAGAAATAACGAAAGCATATATTTAATAGGAGCTAAAGAAGAAGTATTAAAGAGCTGTATATGCAATCTTAAAATTAAATATCCAGATATAAATATAAGCGGAAGTCATAATGGATATTTTGATTTAAATAATTGTGAAAATATTATAGAAGACATTATATCAAAAAAACCATATGCACTTTTCGCAGCAATGGGTTCACCAAGGCAGGATATTTTTATAATAAAAAATATGAATAAACTTCCGTGTAAGGTATTCATGGGAGTAGGAGGAAGTTTTGATGTCTTTTCTGGAAAATCTAAGAGAGCACCAAAATGGATGATAAATATGGGACTTGAATGGCTTTACAGGGTCTATAAAGAACCTTCTAGAATAAAGAGATTGTCATCAATACCCAAGTTCTTATTTAAAGCTATTACATACCGTTAA
- the speE gene encoding polyamine aminopropyltransferase, with amino-acid sequence MDMWIREGQIENAVMTYKVKETLVRKKTKYQDLCIADTYELGRMLTLDGIVQTTIKDEYVYHEMITHIPLFTHPNPKKVLVVGGGDGGAVREILKHPSVQKVILCEIDEEVIKECKKFLPEISSKLDDPKCEIFIGDGIKYVHEHKNEFDVIIVDSTDPFGAAEGLFGGSFYKEISECLTQDGIFIAQTETPFYLPETVKRVYNDANNIFSITKLFMAGIPTYPSGFWSFTIGSKKYDPEYADLSNTIEIDTKYYTKKLHKACFVLPKFIEDLIK; translated from the coding sequence ATGGATATGTGGATTAGAGAAGGTCAAATAGAAAATGCTGTTATGACCTATAAAGTAAAAGAAACTCTTGTAAGGAAAAAAACTAAATATCAAGATTTATGTATTGCCGATACATATGAATTAGGCAGAATGCTTACTTTAGATGGAATTGTTCAAACTACAATTAAGGATGAGTACGTATATCATGAAATGATAACTCATATTCCTCTTTTTACACATCCAAATCCTAAAAAGGTTCTTGTAGTTGGCGGTGGAGATGGCGGTGCTGTAAGAGAAATTTTAAAACACCCTTCTGTACAAAAAGTTATACTATGCGAAATTGATGAAGAAGTTATCAAAGAGTGCAAAAAGTTTTTACCTGAAATAAGCTCAAAATTAGATGATCCAAAATGCGAAATTTTTATCGGTGATGGAATAAAGTATGTACATGAACATAAAAATGAATTTGACGTAATAATAGTTGATTCCACCGATCCATTTGGTGCTGCTGAAGGATTATTTGGCGGAAGTTTTTATAAAGAAATATCTGAATGTTTAACTCAAGACGGTATATTTATAGCACAAACTGAAACTCCTTTTTATTTGCCTGAAACAGTAAAACGTGTATATAATGATGCAAATAATATATTCTCTATAACTAAACTATTTATGGCTGGAATTCCTACATATCCAAGTGGATTTTGGAGTTTTACAATTGGTTCAAAAAAATATGATCCTGAATATGCTGACTTATCAAATACAATTGAAATAGATACAAAATACTATACTAAAAAACTTCACAAAGCTTGTTTTGTACTTCCTAAGTTTATAGAAGATTTAATAAAATAA
- a CDS encoding sugar transferase, which yields MKAEDIKIDAAKDIKSKTFQFALKRCIDFVLSLIGIIILSPVFLILSIWIKLDSKGPVIFKQVRIGKNGKEFTIYKFRTMVVNAEKKRELDIKPGDLSNFVFQSKNDNRVTKAGAFLRKTSLDEIPQLFNVLFGSMSLVGPRPEIPDVVKYYPKAYRQRLLVTQGITGLAQISGRGEIELGKTVYYDLTYIKNFSIWMDIKILFRTVFSVAKNEGAF from the coding sequence ATGAAAGCTGAAGATATAAAAATAGATGCAGCAAAGGATATAAAAAGCAAAACATTTCAATTTGCACTTAAAAGGTGTATTGATTTTGTTTTATCTTTGATAGGCATTATAATCTTATCGCCAGTATTTTTAATATTGTCAATATGGATTAAATTGGATTCAAAGGGACCTGTTATTTTTAAGCAAGTTAGAATAGGCAAAAATGGAAAAGAGTTTACCATATACAAGTTCAGAACTATGGTTGTAAATGCAGAGAAAAAAAGAGAATTGGATATTAAACCAGGTGATTTGAGCAATTTTGTATTTCAAAGTAAGAATGACAATAGGGTAACCAAAGCAGGTGCATTTTTGAGGAAAACGAGTTTGGACGAGATACCTCAATTGTTCAATGTATTATTTGGCAGCATGAGTTTGGTTGGACCGAGACCTGAAATTCCAGATGTAGTTAAATATTATCCTAAGGCATATAGGCAAAGGTTACTTGTAACTCAGGGGATAACAGGTTTGGCTCAGATAAGTGGAAGAGGAGAAATAGAATTAGGAAAGACAGTATATTATGATTTAACTTATATAAAGAATTTTTCGATATGGATGGACATAAAAATATTATTTAGAACGGTATTTTCAGTAGCTAAAAACGAAGGCGCCTTTTAA
- the sigF gene encoding RNA polymerase sporulation sigma factor SigF — MGEEAVKKPDYNYENSVQLIKSAQSGDKQALNRLVKVNLPLVSAISKKFLNRGYEYEDIFQIGCIGLVKAVNNFDEKYNVKFSTYAVPMILGEIKRFLRDDGIIKVSRSVKNTAKKLHYDRESLTKELNREPTIEELAKYSGIEREEIVFAMESANSLQYLYDTIHQDDGSPVLLIDKLSQNREEDTKMINRIALKEALRDLDVKSRQIIMLRYFKDKTQVQVAKMLGISQVQVSRIEKKVLKVMKKTLSG, encoded by the coding sequence ATGGGTGAAGAAGCAGTTAAAAAACCAGATTATAACTATGAAAACAGTGTTCAGCTTATAAAAAGTGCCCAAAGTGGAGATAAGCAAGCTTTAAATAGACTTGTAAAAGTAAATTTACCACTTGTATCAGCTATTAGTAAAAAGTTTTTAAATAGGGGATACGAATATGAGGATATATTCCAAATTGGGTGTATTGGATTAGTCAAAGCAGTGAACAATTTTGATGAAAAATATAATGTTAAGTTTTCCACTTATGCTGTACCAATGATACTTGGTGAAATAAAAAGATTTTTAAGGGACGATGGCATAATAAAAGTTAGCAGAAGTGTAAAAAATACAGCTAAGAAGTTACATTATGATAGGGAAAGTTTAACTAAGGAGTTAAATAGGGAGCCAACAATTGAAGAATTAGCTAAGTATTCAGGTATAGAAAGAGAAGAAATTGTATTTGCTATGGAATCTGCAAATAGTCTGCAATATTTATATGATACTATACATCAAGATGATGGATCACCGGTTTTACTTATTGATAAGTTAAGCCAAAATCGTGAAGAAGATACAAAAATGATAAATAGAATAGCTTTAAAGGAAGCATTAAGGGATTTAGATGTGAAATCTAGACAGATCATAATGCTTAGATACTTTAAAGATAAAACACAAGTTCAAGTGGCAAAAATGCTTGGAATAAGTCAAGTACAAGTATCTAGAATTGAAAAGAAAGTTTTAAAGGTAATGAAAAAGACATTGAGTGGATAG
- the spoIIAB gene encoding anti-sigma F factor: protein MYNNMMKIEFLSKSENESFARVAVAAFVSQLDPTIEEITDVKTAVSEAVTNSIIHGYQNKEDIIKIESYIEGRELTITICDNGIGIENIELARQPLYTSRPDLERSGMGFTVMETFMDKLEIYSEKNKGTRITMKKNFKSLS, encoded by the coding sequence ATGTACAATAATATGATGAAAATAGAATTCCTAAGTAAATCAGAAAATGAAAGTTTTGCTAGAGTTGCAGTAGCAGCCTTTGTATCTCAACTCGATCCTACTATAGAAGAGATTACAGATGTAAAAACTGCTGTATCAGAAGCAGTAACTAATTCTATAATACATGGATATCAAAACAAGGAAGATATAATAAAAATAGAATCTTACATAGAGGGAAGAGAACTAACAATTACAATTTGTGATAATGGTATTGGAATAGAAAATATAGAGCTTGCAAGACAACCATTATATACATCAAGACCAGATTTAGAAAGATCAGGTATGGGTTTTACGGTTATGGAAACATTTATGGACAAATTAGAAATTTATTCTGAGAAAAATAAAGGGACAAGAATAACGATGAAAAAAAATTTTAAATCATTAAGTTAG
- the larA gene encoding nickel-dependent lactate racemase gives MKSFELDYGSTKVSVSIEDKNLLGVIESKPFRVSQSEEEIIVNTLQNPIGSPRLKELVKPGETVCLVVPDVTRAWEKTDKFLYKIVEELNKGGVKDEDIKIISALGSHRKQNRDEHVKLLGDKLAKRFEVIDHDCFDEDNLVYLGKTTYGTPIKVNKKAYECDHIVLTGGIVYHFLAGWGGGRKTILPGISSYQTIMKNHSLTLNENLGEGKNPNVRSGKLKGNPVNEDMMQAAAFLRPTFIFNVIVDANGSIVSAVSGNYIEAFYEGCKIVEKLDSVNINEKADLVIATAGGYPKDINFYQSSKTIMNAKEAVKDGGTMIILSQCREGLGGNKDVQNMILNYDNMLDREKELRREYSISKDVGYIFCDLANKYDVIFVSDLDPKLVKKANITVVKTVEEALKLTYKKKGSNLKTYIMSHAANTFPKIA, from the coding sequence ATGAAAAGTTTTGAATTAGATTATGGGAGTACCAAAGTAAGCGTTTCTATTGAAGATAAAAATTTGCTTGGGGTAATAGAAAGCAAACCTTTTAGAGTATCGCAATCAGAGGAGGAAATTATAGTAAATACACTGCAAAATCCAATAGGAAGTCCAAGACTTAAGGAGCTTGTTAAGCCAGGGGAAACTGTTTGTTTAGTAGTACCTGATGTAACTAGAGCATGGGAGAAAACAGATAAGTTTCTGTATAAAATAGTTGAAGAATTAAATAAGGGAGGAGTTAAGGATGAAGACATTAAAATTATAAGTGCTCTAGGGTCGCACAGAAAACAAAACAGAGATGAACATGTTAAACTTCTAGGAGATAAACTAGCTAAAAGATTTGAAGTTATAGATCATGACTGTTTTGATGAAGATAACCTAGTATACTTAGGGAAAACAACTTATGGTACTCCAATAAAAGTAAATAAAAAAGCTTATGAATGCGACCATATAGTTCTTACAGGAGGAATTGTTTATCACTTTCTTGCAGGATGGGGAGGAGGTAGAAAAACTATTTTACCAGGTATTTCATCCTACCAAACTATAATGAAAAACCATTCACTTACTTTAAATGAAAATTTAGGTGAAGGAAAAAATCCTAATGTAAGAAGTGGAAAATTAAAAGGTAATCCTGTGAATGAAGATATGATGCAGGCAGCAGCTTTCTTAAGACCTACATTTATATTTAATGTAATTGTAGATGCAAATGGTAGTATAGTTTCAGCAGTCAGCGGTAATTATATTGAAGCTTTTTATGAAGGATGCAAAATAGTTGAAAAATTAGATAGTGTCAATATAAATGAAAAAGCGGATTTGGTAATAGCTACTGCCGGTGGATATCCAAAGGATATAAACTTCTATCAATCAAGCAAAACAATAATGAATGCTAAGGAAGCAGTAAAAGACGGCGGAACAATGATTATATTAAGTCAGTGCAGAGAAGGTTTAGGCGGTAATAAAGATGTTCAGAATATGATATTAAATTATGACAACATGTTAGATAGAGAAAAGGAGCTAAGACGTGAATACAGTATCTCAAAAGATGTAGGATATATATTCTGCGATCTTGCAAATAAGTATGATGTTATATTTGTGTCAGATTTAGATCCAAAGCTTGTAAAAAAAGCAAATATAACTGTAGTAAAAACAGTAGAAGAAGCTTTAAAGCTGACCTATAAGAAAAAAGGCAGCAATTTAAAAACTTATATTATGTCCCATGCTGCAAATACATTCCCAAAGATAGCCTAA
- a CDS encoding N-6 DNA methylase: MESFVESISELYNIILQPIDACYKKIAVDNYKNALGIDKGTSFGQKYYELNEYKKVNGAVYTPKEAAEYIVKNTVNENDIIKNPYLKILDPACGVGNIIIPCFKYLKSIFLKNLNVINTNNKLNINIQNVDKHIIENNIYAFDIDETALKILQIDIFAMCGHINKKNFVKQDFLIQELKSKYDVIIGNPPYIGHKSVDKDYTRILKSMYKSVYKDKGDISYCFFEKSIDNLKNDGKLTFITSRYFIESPSGENLRRLLANNTVIHKIIDFHGIRPFKGVGIDPVIVFLENKKDENYNVEILKPLKNKYRDRKLFIDGLFSNDYGKIKRFYMESCYLKSDSWILIDKGERKILDKIQNKTLYTLKGISRSYQGIITGCDKAFVVDRESIAGEKLETSIIRPWIKSSFIRKGEIVKEDKFLIYADFIDDEKDYPHIINHIEKYKDKLVNRRECKNGIRKWFELQWGRNSDIFESKKIIFPYKSNDNRFALDSGSYFSADVYALVLNQDFEMSYEYILSLLNSKLYEFYFKTFAKKLGESLFEYYPNNLMKLRIPIIKGVKSVNDDILNEYFNITPKEEKIINAYTE, encoded by the coding sequence ATTGAAAGTTTTGTAGAGAGTATATCGGAATTATATAATATAATTTTACAGCCTATAGATGCCTGCTATAAAAAAATAGCTGTAGATAACTACAAAAATGCACTTGGGATTGATAAAGGTACTAGTTTTGGACAAAAATACTATGAACTCAATGAATATAAAAAAGTAAATGGTGCAGTGTATACTCCCAAAGAAGCAGCAGAATATATTGTAAAGAACACTGTAAATGAAAATGATATAATAAAAAATCCATATTTAAAAATTTTAGACCCAGCTTGTGGAGTTGGAAATATAATTATTCCTTGTTTTAAATATCTAAAAAGTATTTTTCTAAAAAATTTAAATGTGATAAATACTAATAATAAATTAAATATTAATATTCAAAACGTAGATAAACACATTATAGAAAATAATATATATGCTTTTGATATAGACGAAACTGCACTTAAGATATTGCAAATAGATATATTTGCAATGTGCGGACATATAAATAAAAAAAACTTTGTAAAACAAGATTTTTTAATTCAAGAGTTAAAAAGTAAGTATGATGTAATTATAGGAAATCCACCATATATAGGACATAAGTCTGTAGATAAAGACTATACACGTATTTTAAAAAGCATGTATAAAAGTGTGTATAAGGATAAGGGTGATATTTCATACTGCTTTTTTGAAAAGTCAATTGATAATTTAAAAAATGATGGGAAATTAACATTTATAACCTCAAGGTATTTTATTGAATCCCCAAGTGGAGAAAATTTAAGGCGTTTATTAGCAAATAATACAGTTATACATAAAATAATAGATTTTCATGGAATAAGACCGTTTAAAGGGGTAGGAATTGATCCAGTTATAGTATTCTTAGAGAATAAAAAAGATGAAAATTATAATGTAGAAATTTTAAAGCCGCTCAAAAATAAATATAGAGATAGAAAACTTTTCATAGATGGTTTATTTTCAAATGATTATGGTAAAATCAAGAGGTTTTATATGGAAAGCTGTTATTTAAAGAGTGACAGCTGGATACTCATAGATAAAGGTGAAAGAAAGATTTTAGATAAAATACAAAATAAAACATTATACACATTGAAAGGTATAAGTAGAAGCTATCAAGGAATAATAACAGGTTGTGATAAAGCATTTGTTGTGGATAGAGAAAGTATAGCAGGAGAGAAACTGGAGACCTCTATTATAAGACCGTGGATAAAAAGCAGTTTTATAAGAAAAGGTGAAATTGTAAAGGAAGATAAGTTTTTAATATATGCTGATTTCATAGATGATGAAAAAGACTATCCCCATATTATAAACCATATTGAGAAATATAAAGATAAACTTGTAAATAGAAGAGAATGTAAAAATGGTATAAGAAAGTGGTTTGAACTTCAATGGGGCAGAAATTCAGATATTTTTGAAAGCAAAAAAATAATTTTTCCATATAAAAGTAACGATAATAGGTTTGCACTGGACTCGGGAAGCTATTTTAGTGCAGATGTATATGCATTAGTACTAAATCAAGATTTTGAAATGAGTTATGAATATATTTTAAGTTTATTAAACAGCAAATTATATGAATTTTATTTTAAAACATTTGCTAAAAAATTAGGTGAAAGTTTATTTGAATACTATCCAAATAATTTAATGAAATTAAGGATACCTATTATAAAAGGTGTAAAAAGCGTAAATGATGATATATTAAATGAATATTTTAATATTACACCTAAAGAAGAAAAAATTATAAATGCATATACTGAATAA
- the spoVAE gene encoding stage V sporulation protein AE → MKSYLMAFIVGGIICVIGQILMDETKLTPARILVVFVTVGVILGALNIYDVVIKYGKAGATIPLPGFGCSLAKSTIKEVNSKGLIGAFTGGVKGTAGGITAAIIFGYVMALIFNPKSKE, encoded by the coding sequence ATGAAGAGTTATTTAATGGCATTCATAGTTGGTGGAATTATATGTGTAATTGGTCAAATATTGATGGATGAAACAAAATTAACACCTGCCAGGATATTAGTAGTATTTGTTACAGTAGGTGTAATTTTAGGAGCACTAAATATATACGATGTGGTTATAAAGTATGGTAAGGCAGGAGCTACAATACCTTTACCTGGTTTTGGATGTTCGCTTGCTAAATCTACAATAAAAGAAGTAAATAGTAAAGGACTTATAGGAGCATTTACTGGTGGAGTAAAGGGTACAGCTGGCGGTATAACTGCTGCCATAATATTTGGATATGTTATGGCATTGATATTTAATCCTAAATCTAAAGAATAA
- the spoVAD gene encoding stage V sporulation protein AD has translation MNKRLGDQTVRIESKPKIISTASIVGPKEGKGNFKNYFDIILNEDHNGNESFEKAESNILFTAVSESIKKANLDQKKIGYMLTGDLLNQLSASSFAARGMNIPFLGLYGACSTMTESLSVASMIMDGQFANYVIAATSSHFASSERQFRFPLEFGTQRALTSQWTVTGAGSMILGREGDFPYITYVTTGKVKDYGITDSNNMGAAMAPAAAATIYQHFKDTGRVPEDYDLIATGDLGKYGKEITEKLLRKYGYDISSNYMDCGEQIFSSDQSDTNAGGSGCGCSAVVYCGYIYKNMLSRKFKKVLLVSTGALLSTTSSLQGESIPGIAHAVSVEY, from the coding sequence TTGAATAAAAGATTAGGGGATCAAACTGTAAGAATTGAAAGTAAACCTAAGATAATTTCAACAGCAAGTATTGTTGGACCTAAAGAAGGTAAGGGAAACTTTAAGAACTATTTCGATATTATTTTAAATGAAGATCATAATGGTAATGAAAGCTTTGAAAAAGCAGAAAGTAATATATTGTTTACTGCCGTATCAGAAAGTATTAAAAAGGCAAATTTGGATCAAAAAAAAATAGGGTATATGTTAACAGGCGATTTATTAAACCAACTATCGGCATCAAGTTTTGCAGCTAGGGGAATGAATATACCTTTTTTAGGACTTTATGGCGCTTGTTCAACAATGACAGAGTCACTTAGTGTGGCATCAATGATAATGGATGGACAATTTGCAAATTATGTTATAGCAGCAACATCATCTCATTTTGCATCATCTGAAAGACAGTTTAGATTTCCTCTCGAATTTGGAACCCAAAGAGCACTTACATCACAGTGGACGGTAACTGGTGCTGGGTCAATGATTCTTGGAAGAGAGGGAGACTTTCCGTATATTACTTATGTGACAACTGGTAAAGTAAAGGACTATGGAATTACAGATTCTAATAATATGGGAGCAGCTATGGCACCAGCAGCAGCGGCAACTATATATCAACACTTTAAAGACACAGGACGTGTTCCAGAAGACTATGATCTCATAGCTACAGGTGATTTAGGGAAGTATGGTAAAGAAATCACGGAAAAGTTATTAAGAAAATATGGTTATGATATATCTTCAAATTATATGGATTGTGGTGAGCAGATATTTAGCAGTGATCAAAGTGATACTAATGCTGGAGGAAGTGGATGTGGATGTTCTGCTGTAGTTTACTGTGGATATATATATAAAAATATGTTAAGTAGAAAGTTTAAAAAGGTACTGCTTGTTTCAACAGGAGCTCTTTTAAGTACTACATCTTCACTTCAAGGAGAAAGTATTCCTGGTATAGCACATGCTGTATCGGTGGAATATTAA